The following are encoded together in the Manduca sexta isolate Smith_Timp_Sample1 chromosome 22, JHU_Msex_v1.0, whole genome shotgun sequence genome:
- the LOC115445854 gene encoding probable phosphorylase b kinase regulatory subunit alpha isoform X3, with amino-acid sequence MRTRSNSGVRLDYYQRVVHKLILDHQQPVTGLFPASPHNDHAWIRDNLYCILAVWGLSMAFKKIADQDEDRAKTYELEQSCVKLMRGLLMAMMQQKDKVEKFKTTQHSLDSLHAKYSSTTGRTVVKDNEWGHLQIDAISLYLLILAQMTASGLQIVFSLDEVAFIQNLVFYIESAYCTPDYGIWERGDKTNHGLPELNASSIGMAKAALEAMNELDLFGARGGPSSVIHVLADEAQKCQAVLQSMLPRESNSKELDSGLLSIISYPAFAVDDPLLIARTRDAIVTKLQGKFGCKRFLRDGHKTPREDPNRLYYEPWELRMFENIECEWPLFFCYLILDYCFQGDKANVSEYMQKLDKIMIRKDDGIKLVPELYAVPADKADLEQSDPGSQERIPLGRCPFIWAQSLYILGNLLQEGFLAVGELDPLNRRLCSEKKPDVVVQIVILAEDNEIRDKLLEYDLHVQTINDVAPIEVQPARVLSHLYTYLGRNKKLGLSGRKSRDVGILSTSKLYSLNERIFAFTPQFSDMKRFYIASDYELMVDTLKAEINFLKSSWQNLLGRPLVVLTLNKMHLDQGKIPMAMITTMKKLKSGYINGTRVTLGNLGEFLNTSAITNLSFLGSQEDGYPDKLNPQVQSYLEEHVVKSLWHKPSVLARAPGARHARALRRRMSVRGAIKKTRSINVDSETLGMEGEYVGPLLERKPSWLEVEPMFGRSPSPEEARKKVVTKGTSTTNLGVTPPTIEVTKEQSPSPPREEVVNKTPPSVIRNRTTSESQNLLYAEQETDELLAMLRETESLDEQGDILQYLVDTHGLDFNTDIIENGKAVTVKDLLKALYEKACTQKLWGLVRHTAGMLGKRVEDLAKAVTDLLVRQKQITVGMPPNNEHTITAPLPENELRQLIHLAYGDDESTAMLTQELLVYLAMFIRTEPQLFLEMLRLRVGLIIQVMATELSRTLSCDGEEASEHLLNLSPFEMKNLLYHILSGKEFAINSEVKPSFAVGRGNFSIVSNKSNRYGKKSQIVLEGQSLQGGIDDSPNTEPDRQGQWLRRRRLDGALNRVPRDFYPRVWGVLEKCQGLVIQGKLLQPNLTQEMTSGELKFALAVETVLNSIPQPEYRQLVVEALMVLTLVVEYKAVSHLGGTIGVEQLVHKANQIFLEDQMRCNGDATLCCAKLERSAGAVGGAGGAGGTPGGALVCGGAAGVCQHLYDSAPSGSYGTMTYLARAVAALLADRLPTDQPIECAIT; translated from the exons ATGAGAACCCGCAGTAATTCGGGAGTACGTTTGGACTATTATCAAAGAGTTGTACACAAGCTAATTTTAGACCATCAGCAGCCTGTAACTGGCTTATTTCCTGCAAGTCCTCATAATGATCATGCATGGATCAGGGACAACTTGTACTGCATACTCGCAGTATGGGGCCTGTCAATGGCATTCAAGAAAATTGCTGATCAAGATGAAGATCGCGCTAAAACATATGAGTTGGAGCAGAGCTGCGTGAAACTTATGCGAG gTCTATTAATGGCTATGATGCAGCAAAAAGATAAAGTGGAGAAGTTCAAAACAACTCAACATTCATTGGATTCTCTTCATGCCAAATATTCATCAACAACTGGCCGCACAGTTGTTAAAGACAATGAATGGGGACATCTGCAGATTGATGCTATCTCCCTATATCTCCTAATTTTGGCTCAGATGACTGCATCTGGCTTGCAAATAGTATTTTCTCTAGATGAAGTTGCTTTCATTCAAAATTTAGTATTCTATATTGAGTCAGCATATTGTACACCTGATTATGGTATTTGGGAGAGGGGGGACAAGACAAATCATGGACTGCCAGAGCTCAATGCTAGCTCCATTGGTATGGCCAAAGCTGCTCTTGAAGCAATGAATGAGTTGGATCTCTTTGGTGCCCGTGGAGGGCCTTCTAGCGTCATTCACGTTTTAGCTGATGAGGCTCAGAAATGTCAAGCTGTATTGCAATCTATGTTGCCAAGAGAATCAAATAGTAAAGAATTAGATTCTGGTCTTTTGTCAATTATCAGTTATCCAGCCTTTGCTGTTGATGATCCATTGTTGATAGCAAGAACAAGAGATGCAATTGTTACTAAATTACAAGGGAAGTTTGGATGCAAGAGGTTCCTAAGAGATGGTCACAAGACTCCCAGAGAAGACCCAAATAGACTTTACTATGAACCATGGGAGTTAAGGATGTTTGAGAACATTGAGTGTGAATGGCCTTTATTCTTCTGCTATCTCATACTCGATTACTGCTTTCAAGGTGACAAAGCAAATGTCTCAGAGTATATGCAAAAGttagataaaataatgataaggAAGGATGATGGCATCAAATTAGTTCCTGAATTGTATGCAGTGCCTGCTGATAAGGCTGATCTAGAACAAAGTGATCCCGGGAGTCAGGAAAGAATACCATTAGGCAGATGTCCATTTATTTGGGCTCAGTCATTATATATATTGGGAAATTTATTGCAggag GGATTTTTGGCTGTAGGTGAACTAGACCCTCTGAATAGACGATTATGTTCAGAAAAGAAACCTGATGTTGTTGTGCAAATTGTAATACTAGCAGAGGATAATGAAATTAGGGACAAACTGCTAGAATATGATCTTCATGTCCAAACTATTAATGATGTAGCCCCCATTGAGGTGCAGCCAGCTAGAGTTTTGAGTCATCTTTACACATATTTAG gtaGAAACAAAAAACTTGGTCTATCTGGAAGAAAGTCACGTGACGTTGGTATCCTCAGCACTAGCAAATTATATTCACTAAATGAACGCATATTTGCATTCACTCCACAG TTCTCTGACATGAAACGTTTCTACATTGCTTCCGATTATGAACTGATGGTTGATACCCTCAAAGCTGAAATTAATTTCTTGAAGTCTTCTTGGCAAAATCTTCTCGGGAGACCGCTTGTTGTATTGACtttgaataaaatgcatttag ACCAAGGCAAAATACCAATGGCGATGATAACTACAATGAAGAAACTCAAATCGGGCTACATTAACGGCACTCGAGTGACTCTCGGCAATCTCGGTGAATTTTTAAACACGTCAGCTATCACCAACTTGAGTTTCTTGGGCAGTCAAGAGGATGGTTATCCTGATA AGCTGAACCCGCAGGTGCAGAGCTACCTGGAGGAGCACGTGGTGAAGTCGCTGTGGCACAAGCCGAGCGTGCTGGCGCGCGCGCCCGGCGcccgccacgcgcgcgcgctgcgccggcgcatgTCGGTGCGCGGCGCCATCAAGAAGACCCGCTCCATCAACGTCGACT CGGAAACTTTGGGTATGGAAGGTGAATATGTGGGGCCGTTATTGGAACGCAAACCATCTTGGTTGGAGGTAGAACCGATGTTCGGCCGCAGTCCTTCGCCTGAGGAAGCTCGTAAAAAGGTCGTTACTAA AGGTACTTCGACTACGAATTTAGGTGTTACACCACCAACGATCGAAGTTACTAAAGAGCAAAGCCCGTCGCCGCCTAGAGAAGAGG TGGTAAACAAAACGCCGCCGTCGGTGATTCGCAACCGGACCACGTCTGAATCACAAAACCTGCTGTACGCTGAGCAAGAGACGGACGAGCTGCTCGCCATGCTCAGGGAGACGGAGAGTCTCGACGAACAGGGAGACATACTGCAGTACCTCGTGGACACGCACGGGCTCGACTTTAACACCG ATATAATAGAAAACGGGAAAGCTGTCACTGTTAAGGATCTTCTCAAGGCCCTTTACGAGAAGGCGTGCACACAAAAGCTCTGGGGTCTGGTTCGACATACCGCGGGCATGCTGGGCAAGAGAGTCGAGGACCTCGCCAAGGCAGTCACCGACCTGCTAGTACGGCAGAAGCAGATCACAGTGGGAATGCCGCCTAACAACGAGCATACTATCACCGCGCCGTTGCCTGAAAATGAGTTGAGGCAGTTAATTCACttg GCGTACGGGGACGATGAAAGCACAGCCATGTTGACACAAGAGCTACTGGTTTATTTAGCCATGTTTATACGCACGGAACCGCAGCTGTTCCTGGAAATGTTGAGGCTCAGAGTCGGACTAATTATTCAG GTGATGGCTACAGAATTGTCAAGAACCTTGTCCTGTGATGGTGAAGAGGCTTCGGAACATTTGCTCAACCTGTCACCCTTCGAAATGAAAAACTTACTGTATCACATCTTGAGCGGAAAAGAGTTTGCTATCAATAGTG AGGTAAAACCTTCGTTTGCAGTTGGCCGCGGCAACTTCTCGATAGTGAGCAATAAATCGAACCGTTATGGAAAGAAATCTCAAATTGTATTAGAAGGTCAATCACTACAAGGCGGCATAGATGACT CGCCCAATACGGAGCCAGATCGGCAAGGACAGTGGTTACGCAGACGTCGGTTGGACGGGGCGCTTAACCGCGTACCGCGGGACTTCTATCCTCGGGTTTGGGGTGTGTTGGAGAAG TGTCAAGGTTTAGTAATTCAAGGTAAACTTCTTCAACCGAATTTGACACAAGAGATGACATCCGGTGAATTGAAATTCGCCCTTGCTGTTGAAACCGTACTGAACTCCATACCCCAGCCAGAATATAGGCAGTTGGTAGTCGAAGCTCTAATGGTGTTGACCTTGGTTGTTGAATATAAGGCGGTTTCCCATTTGGGTGGCACTATAGGCGTCGAACAATTAGTACACAAGGCGAAccagatatttttagaagaccag
- the LOC115445854 gene encoding probable phosphorylase b kinase regulatory subunit alpha isoform X4, giving the protein MRTRSNSGVRLDYYQRVVHKLILDHQQPVTGLFPASPHNDHAWIRDNLYCILAVWGLSMAFKKIADQDEDRAKTYELEQSCVKLMRGLLMAMMQQKDKVEKFKTTQHSLDSLHAKYSSTTGRTVVKDNEWGHLQIDAISLYLLILAQMTASGLQIVFSLDEVAFIQNLVFYIESAYCTPDYGIWERGDKTNHGLPELNASSIGMAKAALEAMNELDLFGARGGPSSVIHVLADEAQKCQAVLQSMLPRESNSKELDSGLLSIISYPAFAVDDPLLIARTRDAIVTKLQGKFGCKRFLRDGHKTPREDPNRLYYEPWELRMFENIECEWPLFFCYLILDYCFQGDKANVSEYMQKLDKIMIRKDDGIKLVPELYAVPADKADLEQSDPGSQERIPLGRCPFIWAQSLYILGNLLQEGFLAVGELDPLNRRLCSEKKPDVVVQIVILAEDNEIRDKLLEYDLHVQTINDVAPIEVQPARVLSHLYTYLGRNKKLGLSGRKSRDVGILSTSKLYSLNERIFAFTPQFSDMKRFYIASDYELMVDTLKAEINFLKSSWQNLLGRPLVVLTLNKMHLDQGKIPMAMITTMKKLKSGYINGTRVTLGNLGEFLNTSAITNLSFLGSQEDGYPDKLNPQVQSYLEEHVVKSLWHKPSVLARAPGARHARALRRRMSVRGAIKKTRSINVDSETLGMEGEYVGPLLERKPSWLEVEPMFGRSPSPEEARKKVVTKGTSTTNLGVTPPTIEVTKEQSPSPPREEVVNKTPPSVIRNRTTSESQNLLYAEQETDELLAMLRETESLDEQGDILQYLVDTHGLDFNTDIIENGKAVTVKDLLKALYEKACTQKLWGLVRHTAGMLGKRVEDLAKAVTDLLVRQKQITVGMPPNNEHTITAPLPENELRQLIHLAYGDDESTAMLTQELLVYLAMFIRTEPQLFLEMLRLRVGLIIQVMATELSRTLSCDGEEASEHLLNLSPFEMKNLLYHILSGKEFAINSVGRGNFSIVSNKSNRYGKKSQIVLEGQSLQGGIDDSPNTEPDRQGQWLRRRRLDGALNRVPRDFYPRVWGVLEKCQGLVIQGKLLQPNLTQEMTSGELKFALAVETVLNSIPQPEYRQLVVEALMVLTLVVEYKAVSHLGGTIGVEQLVHKANQIFLEDQMRCNGDATLCCAKLERSAGAVGGAGGAGGTPGGALVCGGAAGVCQHLYDSAPSGSYGTMTYLARAVAALLADRLPTDQPIECAIT; this is encoded by the exons ATGAGAACCCGCAGTAATTCGGGAGTACGTTTGGACTATTATCAAAGAGTTGTACACAAGCTAATTTTAGACCATCAGCAGCCTGTAACTGGCTTATTTCCTGCAAGTCCTCATAATGATCATGCATGGATCAGGGACAACTTGTACTGCATACTCGCAGTATGGGGCCTGTCAATGGCATTCAAGAAAATTGCTGATCAAGATGAAGATCGCGCTAAAACATATGAGTTGGAGCAGAGCTGCGTGAAACTTATGCGAG gTCTATTAATGGCTATGATGCAGCAAAAAGATAAAGTGGAGAAGTTCAAAACAACTCAACATTCATTGGATTCTCTTCATGCCAAATATTCATCAACAACTGGCCGCACAGTTGTTAAAGACAATGAATGGGGACATCTGCAGATTGATGCTATCTCCCTATATCTCCTAATTTTGGCTCAGATGACTGCATCTGGCTTGCAAATAGTATTTTCTCTAGATGAAGTTGCTTTCATTCAAAATTTAGTATTCTATATTGAGTCAGCATATTGTACACCTGATTATGGTATTTGGGAGAGGGGGGACAAGACAAATCATGGACTGCCAGAGCTCAATGCTAGCTCCATTGGTATGGCCAAAGCTGCTCTTGAAGCAATGAATGAGTTGGATCTCTTTGGTGCCCGTGGAGGGCCTTCTAGCGTCATTCACGTTTTAGCTGATGAGGCTCAGAAATGTCAAGCTGTATTGCAATCTATGTTGCCAAGAGAATCAAATAGTAAAGAATTAGATTCTGGTCTTTTGTCAATTATCAGTTATCCAGCCTTTGCTGTTGATGATCCATTGTTGATAGCAAGAACAAGAGATGCAATTGTTACTAAATTACAAGGGAAGTTTGGATGCAAGAGGTTCCTAAGAGATGGTCACAAGACTCCCAGAGAAGACCCAAATAGACTTTACTATGAACCATGGGAGTTAAGGATGTTTGAGAACATTGAGTGTGAATGGCCTTTATTCTTCTGCTATCTCATACTCGATTACTGCTTTCAAGGTGACAAAGCAAATGTCTCAGAGTATATGCAAAAGttagataaaataatgataaggAAGGATGATGGCATCAAATTAGTTCCTGAATTGTATGCAGTGCCTGCTGATAAGGCTGATCTAGAACAAAGTGATCCCGGGAGTCAGGAAAGAATACCATTAGGCAGATGTCCATTTATTTGGGCTCAGTCATTATATATATTGGGAAATTTATTGCAggag GGATTTTTGGCTGTAGGTGAACTAGACCCTCTGAATAGACGATTATGTTCAGAAAAGAAACCTGATGTTGTTGTGCAAATTGTAATACTAGCAGAGGATAATGAAATTAGGGACAAACTGCTAGAATATGATCTTCATGTCCAAACTATTAATGATGTAGCCCCCATTGAGGTGCAGCCAGCTAGAGTTTTGAGTCATCTTTACACATATTTAG gtaGAAACAAAAAACTTGGTCTATCTGGAAGAAAGTCACGTGACGTTGGTATCCTCAGCACTAGCAAATTATATTCACTAAATGAACGCATATTTGCATTCACTCCACAG TTCTCTGACATGAAACGTTTCTACATTGCTTCCGATTATGAACTGATGGTTGATACCCTCAAAGCTGAAATTAATTTCTTGAAGTCTTCTTGGCAAAATCTTCTCGGGAGACCGCTTGTTGTATTGACtttgaataaaatgcatttag ACCAAGGCAAAATACCAATGGCGATGATAACTACAATGAAGAAACTCAAATCGGGCTACATTAACGGCACTCGAGTGACTCTCGGCAATCTCGGTGAATTTTTAAACACGTCAGCTATCACCAACTTGAGTTTCTTGGGCAGTCAAGAGGATGGTTATCCTGATA AGCTGAACCCGCAGGTGCAGAGCTACCTGGAGGAGCACGTGGTGAAGTCGCTGTGGCACAAGCCGAGCGTGCTGGCGCGCGCGCCCGGCGcccgccacgcgcgcgcgctgcgccggcgcatgTCGGTGCGCGGCGCCATCAAGAAGACCCGCTCCATCAACGTCGACT CGGAAACTTTGGGTATGGAAGGTGAATATGTGGGGCCGTTATTGGAACGCAAACCATCTTGGTTGGAGGTAGAACCGATGTTCGGCCGCAGTCCTTCGCCTGAGGAAGCTCGTAAAAAGGTCGTTACTAA AGGTACTTCGACTACGAATTTAGGTGTTACACCACCAACGATCGAAGTTACTAAAGAGCAAAGCCCGTCGCCGCCTAGAGAAGAGG TGGTAAACAAAACGCCGCCGTCGGTGATTCGCAACCGGACCACGTCTGAATCACAAAACCTGCTGTACGCTGAGCAAGAGACGGACGAGCTGCTCGCCATGCTCAGGGAGACGGAGAGTCTCGACGAACAGGGAGACATACTGCAGTACCTCGTGGACACGCACGGGCTCGACTTTAACACCG ATATAATAGAAAACGGGAAAGCTGTCACTGTTAAGGATCTTCTCAAGGCCCTTTACGAGAAGGCGTGCACACAAAAGCTCTGGGGTCTGGTTCGACATACCGCGGGCATGCTGGGCAAGAGAGTCGAGGACCTCGCCAAGGCAGTCACCGACCTGCTAGTACGGCAGAAGCAGATCACAGTGGGAATGCCGCCTAACAACGAGCATACTATCACCGCGCCGTTGCCTGAAAATGAGTTGAGGCAGTTAATTCACttg GCGTACGGGGACGATGAAAGCACAGCCATGTTGACACAAGAGCTACTGGTTTATTTAGCCATGTTTATACGCACGGAACCGCAGCTGTTCCTGGAAATGTTGAGGCTCAGAGTCGGACTAATTATTCAG GTGATGGCTACAGAATTGTCAAGAACCTTGTCCTGTGATGGTGAAGAGGCTTCGGAACATTTGCTCAACCTGTCACCCTTCGAAATGAAAAACTTACTGTATCACATCTTGAGCGGAAAAGAGTTTGCTATCAATAGTG TTGGCCGCGGCAACTTCTCGATAGTGAGCAATAAATCGAACCGTTATGGAAAGAAATCTCAAATTGTATTAGAAGGTCAATCACTACAAGGCGGCATAGATGACT CGCCCAATACGGAGCCAGATCGGCAAGGACAGTGGTTACGCAGACGTCGGTTGGACGGGGCGCTTAACCGCGTACCGCGGGACTTCTATCCTCGGGTTTGGGGTGTGTTGGAGAAG TGTCAAGGTTTAGTAATTCAAGGTAAACTTCTTCAACCGAATTTGACACAAGAGATGACATCCGGTGAATTGAAATTCGCCCTTGCTGTTGAAACCGTACTGAACTCCATACCCCAGCCAGAATATAGGCAGTTGGTAGTCGAAGCTCTAATGGTGTTGACCTTGGTTGTTGAATATAAGGCGGTTTCCCATTTGGGTGGCACTATAGGCGTCGAACAATTAGTACACAAGGCGAAccagatatttttagaagaccag